The genomic interval TCTCTTATTGTTGTGCTGGTATATCTCCTTCACTAACTTTATGGTACAATTCTTTATCCATgcttttcaatcattttttttctttatgtttttcaTCTTCTCTTTGTTTTTTGTTGCTTTGCCCTAGCTTGATTGTTTTCACTTTGATTTGAAAGTCTCACAAAATTCTATTGGATGATCTCATATTTCTCAATATTCTAGTAAGAGaggcatattttttttaaaaatatttattatttatttacactTTGTGagtcaatattaaaaatttaagcaTAGAGTTTTTGTTCGGAATCTATCTTTAGATTTAGGACTATAGTCCAATACATATTGAGGGTCAAAACAAATTTAAGATGATACTTTTTTAAAGTCACTTTTTTAAAGCcggtaataataatttaagtaaaattacaatattttttttatttttttataaatattataacatgcataattatttcttaatttaagaatattattttatttttgtcagaataaaaaaatattattaaaatagagAATATGAGATATTCTTATCCATCTATTTTTTAATAGGTACCCACACTACTATTATTCTCCTACATCTCttgataatattttgattaaagaTGACAATAAAATCTGTATCCGCGAATATTCACCTGAACCCATTTCGATTTGGGAGAGAAAAATCTACGAAATTAAAACTTGGAGCAAGGGTAGGTTTGAGGCATTGATATCCATCGCGCAACCGTCCCTCTAGTAATattgttttcattgttaacgtttatatatatatatatatatataatatatttaaatattaaaaattataatatttcatttatagaaaatacaattttaattttattatattaattataatatatataaattttaaatttattattttatatatatgaataggTGCGGGTGTGAGGCGCGAAAACTTAAACCGCATTGCAGGTAGAGATTAATACTTAAAATTTCACATCTGATGAAAAACGGGTGCATATGTGAGTGAGTATTCTGAACTAATCGAATACGGAGATGAATGAAGTAAAATCTACTATGTCCTGTCCCGTTGTGATACTTAATTCTTAATTTTAATCCTATAATGgtacaaaattttatatcaagAATAAATGCTAGagttgtaattttattttcatttattgattTGTGTTCCTCGGTCGATAGATTGTTCATGGATTTTCATCCAAAATTTTATGCAAATTTTTAACTAAGTATATGTCATTAATGCAGACTTCATTTACGGACTTGCAACAGGAGTTTAGATTCTGATATcctaaattcaaaatatatatgtaagtgtaatttctttcaaaattcaCACATGATCTTACTATAATTCACTCGTGAATTTATGTAGAGTCGGTCACTTTAattggataaaataaaaatgaattaaataaagtagatatatgtgattaaaattttaaccacgtatatatttttttttaaaatcatttctatttataatataagaaGAATGtagtattaatttttgtttttttattaaatgtgtataatacataaataatttttgactTTTGGACTGTTGTTTTCCCTATTTACTATTTTggtcatttaatttaaatatatacgtATTTTTGTTCTCACAAGTTAATGAATGTGAAAAAAATTGTCCAAATGTAAATTTGGGGCTAAACTTGGGTGAGGTGAGCAAGTGACATGATGATACGACACTGAACAattagatttaatttatttatgtatgatAAATGTCATCAAATTAATCcatgatttaaaatttttgcagtttaataaaatataatttgatgatATAGATTATACACATGGATGAGTTTTAATCCAATTAGGTAGTGCTAAATCAAATCATTTACTGCATAAGCATCTTATTAATTACTTGTCGCATAATCTAAttttaaactcaaattttacACTTGAGAAAATGTGgtacatttataaatttgagaTCAAGACCGTGGATTTAAAAATAGGAGAgtgttttatcaaaaataaaattaaaaatagagagaCAGTGAATtgagaaaaacataaaaatgtatttaatttattttcttattaattaattgaaatggctaaaaaaatatataactaaattattttatttcatattattattactgttttttgtctttatttcattttgttgataataattgcttattttttctattaataacgttatatttcttcaaaaacaaaaaaaaaaaactacactGTTTATGTTTCCTAAGAATTTattcacatatttttttattctattataaatttaatatttattattttttgggttaaaaatatttgttttattcttTATTAACTTTTCTactagaataaataaaattattggttatagttaaagacaaaaaaaaatgtctccaattttctcattaaatttaGTAAAGAATTTCATATTCTTCTTTCTAAATATTTCTTGTTAATTTGTTTTAGTATGAGTCTCTAAATTTGGTGTTATCTAATTCACACaaactttttcattttgtagttgtagaTTATTTATAGAAGCAATGAACCGAAGGGTATATAATGGTGCTCCCACTTACCCTTCAATGGGAGAAACCTCAAATAGAGCAAAGCAAGAGAAAGGAAAAGAAGTAGCTgttgaagaaaaatatataagtatTGAGGAACTTGAGACAAGGATATGGAGAGATAGATTGCTCTTAAGGAAGCTTAAGGAAGAAAGAAGACAAAAAGACAAGAATAAATCCTTGGAGTATCTTAAAAAGAAGACAATGTCACGTGCACAAGATGGTATACTAAGGTACTACATGCttcttctttcaatttttcatcAAATCAATAAAGCATAATAGCGAAAAAGACTTATAGCAGATAACATATAAACTAATTGATAGCTGATAGCGAATAAGCTAGTAAGCTAGTAGATTGTAAACTATTACAAAACAACACTACTTTATTCGCATGAGTTTATGTGTTATAAGTTATCCGCTATAAGTTAGCTGTTTAACCTTGATAAACGTGTCCAAAGGGacactaataataattttataagtgtctttgatatgaattttgaattttgtctTTTAAGATTACAAAGTCAAACTTTTAATACTGATGACCTGATAGTGAACCTGTCGACAGATACATGCTAAAGATGATGGATGTTTGCGACATTCGTGGATTCATCTATGGAATAATCCCAGAAACGGGCAAACCAACAAGTGGTTCATCCGACAATCTACGAGGTTGGTGGAAAGAAAGAGTGAAGTTTGACAGAAATGGTCCTGCTGCAATTGCAAAGTATGAAGAAGAAAGTGGAATTTCCGAAATAAACGAGTTGAATGGCGAATCAATAGCACCTTGCTCATTGCAAGAGCTTCCTGATACAACATTAGGCTCGCTTCTATCGTCTTTAATGCAGCATTGTGATCCACCACAAAGAAGATTTCCTTTGGAGAAAGGAATTTTTCCACCATGGTGGCCAACAGGGAAAGAACCATGGTGGAATGAAATGGGTTTTAGTAAAGATCCTGGTCCACCACCTTATAAGAAGCCTCATGATTTGAAAAAAGCTTGGAAAATTTGTGCTTTGACTGCTGTCATAAAACATATGTCTCCTAATATTGAGAAGATTAAGCATATTGTTAGACAATCAAGGAGTTTGCAAGATAAACTCACTTCTAAGGAAACAGCTATTTGGTCTGCTGTTATGAATCATGAAGAATCACTTGCTAGGGAAATGTATCCTGATTTGTTTCCTAGTTTTTCATCTAGTGTTGGTGGAAGTAGTTGTTTTCTTTTGGAGCCAAATGATTATGATATTGAAGTTCAACATGATAGTGATGTTGAAGGTGATGAGAGTAAACTAGAAACAATGTTACCACAACCACAACTGCAGTTGCAATCGCAACTATTGCAACTGCAGTtaccatcatcatcatcgtcatTATGGTCTTCTGATGACATTGATGAGAGAAAAGTTGATGGTCAATTTGTTGAGAAAACTGGTTCTTTTCATCAGGCTTTTAAATGCCTTAATGTTGATTGTAAAGTTCATGATCTTGGTAATGCTTTTGTTGGAGGTGGACAACAAAACCAAGTTGATGCTCAAGCTCAAGTTCAAGTTCAACCacatttcaataattcaaatGTGTCTTCAATGAATAATCTTGTTATGATGCCACCATCAAATGAAAATGGTGCTCATAAGAGAAAGGCTTGTGAGCTTGTAGAAA from Cicer arietinum cultivar CDC Frontier isolate Library 1 chromosome 5, Cicar.CDCFrontier_v2.0, whole genome shotgun sequence carries:
- the LOC101509307 gene encoding uncharacterized protein — protein: MNRRVYNGAPTYPSMGETSNRAKQEKGKEVAVEEKYISIEELETRIWRDRLLLRKLKEERRQKDKNKSLEYLKKKTMSRAQDGILRYMLKMMDVCDIRGFIYGIIPETGKPTSGSSDNLRGWWKERVKFDRNGPAAIAKYEEESGISEINELNGESIAPCSLQELPDTTLGSLLSSLMQHCDPPQRRFPLEKGIFPPWWPTGKEPWWNEMGFSKDPGPPPYKKPHDLKKAWKICALTAVIKHMSPNIEKIKHIVRQSRSLQDKLTSKETAIWSAVMNHEESLAREMYPDLFPSFSSSVGGSSCFLLEPNDYDIEVQHDSDVEGDESKLETMLPQPQLQLQSQLLQLQLPSSSSSLWSSDDIDERKVDGQFVEKTGSFHQAFKCLNVDCKVHDLGNAFVGGGQQNQVDAQAQVQVQPHFNNSNVSSMNNLVMMPPSNENGAHKRKACELVENSITSLPSYHEGYNCNNPQYQCHNQGGSVNLSSLPSSNVSVMQPNEVANKRKCELARNVTTNNNELYSYFNPHCEDHGFQQNRNVVRNHQFTSTHSESSNNNHLQMVGVGSSKSHQFVNQQHVQAAPLEQHVQAAVPPVTNQINHHAGGGGGNEVVSDLMAIYKSGIQLKKNTTMNVVPTNNMIPNPGVNPNNLQPQIYNAGGVQQKRNNNTMSTTLPAGNMMIPASGFNQNIQQPQIYNTTSTVQQRKNSTMMNMIPTLGFNQNNNQLQMDKNFYGNNNHHQSVGVGNGYYNNSAEVGTNIVPPMHGNVSTTSFDHLRGFNSQSNVEAYNNNAFIDSPNVATPSNYYDYNWFYNKGN